One region of Erythrolamprus reginae isolate rEryReg1 chromosome 8, rEryReg1.hap1, whole genome shotgun sequence genomic DNA includes:
- the LOC139171175 gene encoding putative oxidoreductase YteT isoform X2, which translates to MSRKITVLVIGAGNRGTTYSSYALFYPERMKVIGVADPQQPVRQKLQDAHQIPEENVFDDWVAAAEREKFADAVIIATPDRLHKAPAVAFAEKGYHILLEKPMAVTAEDCKEVVQACHSNHVILGVCHVLRYHPVTLMIKELLDAGLVGDICHIQHLGPVGFWHFAHSFVRGNWRNESESSFSLLAKSCHDIDLIRFWMGSKRCLKVSSFGRLSHFTKENKPEGAGTRCLDCSIEPHCPYSARKIYLERAEKGAFHWPVSVVCSNGGSDIETLTEALRLGPYGRCVYDCDNDVVSHQVVNMEFEGGATAAFTMVAFTEKLGVRTTTIYGTKGELSCKGEGDVEIFDFLQQKRTSFSPRK; encoded by the exons ATGTCTCGCAAAATCACCGTCCTGGTTATTGGCGCAGGAAACCGGGGCACAACGTATTCTTCTTATGCGTTATTTTACCCGGAACGCATGAAG GTGATTGGCGTGGCTGATCCTCAACAGCCCGTCCGTCAAAAATTGCAAGATGCGCATCAAATCCCCGAGGAGAATGTCTTTGACG atTGGGTTGCTGCTGCAGAACGAGAAAAGTTTGCCGATGCCGTGATTATAGCAACTCCAGACAGACTGCATAAG GCACCTGCTGTAGCTTTTGCCGAAAAGGGATATCACATTTTGTTGGAAAAACCCATGGCG GTGACGGCGGAAGATTGTAAAGAGGTCGTCCAGGCGTGCCACAGTAATCACGTGATCCTGGGCGTATGTCACGTGCTCCGGTACCATCCGGTCACCCTGATGATCAAG gaaTTGCTCGATGCTGGCTTGGTTGGGGACATCTGCCACATTCAACATCTGGGGCCT GTAGGTTTCTGGCATTTCGCCCATTCATTCGTCCGGGGCAATTGGAGAAACGAAAGCGAAAGTTCTTTCTCTTTATTGGCTAAATCCTGCCACGATATCGACCTGATCCGTTTTTGGATGGGGAGTAAAAG aTGTTTAAAAGTTTCCTCTTTTGGCCGCCTGTCGCATTTCACAAAAGAGAACAAG CCTGAAGGAGCTGGTACTCGTTGTTTGGACTGTTCAATTGAACCACACTGTCCATATTCTGCTCGGAAAATCTACCTGGAACGCGCAGAAAAG GGTGCATTTCACTGGCCAGTCTCGGTTGTCTGCAGCAACGGCGGGTCCGACATAGAAACACTGACAGAAGCTTTGCGGCTCGGTCCTTACGGAAGATGTGTTTACGATTGTGACAACGACGTGGTTAGTCACCAG GTGGTCAATATGGAGTTCGAAGGCGGGGCGACGGCTGCGTTCACCATGGTGGCTTTTACGGAAAAACTCGGGGTGCGGACGACGACCATTTACGGAACGAAG ggcGAGCTTTCCTGCAAAGGGGAAGGAGATGTGGAAATTTTTGACTTCCTTCAGCAAAAAAGGACCTCGTTTTCTCCCC GAAAGTGA
- the LOC139171175 gene encoding 2,7-anhydro-N-acetylneuraminate hydratase-like isoform X1, with amino-acid sequence MSRKITVLVIGAGNRGTTYSSYALFYPERMKVIGVADPQQPVRQKLQDAHQIPEENVFDDWVAAAEREKFADAVIIATPDRLHKAPAVAFAEKGYHILLEKPMAVTAEDCKEVVQACHSNHVILGVCHVLRYHPVTLMIKELLDAGLVGDICHIQHLGPVGFWHFAHSFVRGNWRNESESSFSLLAKSCHDIDLIRFWMGSKRCLKVSSFGRLSHFTKENKPEGAGTRCLDCSIEPHCPYSARKIYLERAEKGAFHWPVSVVCSNGGSDIETLTEALRLGPYGRCVYDCDNDVVSHQVVNMEFEGGATAAFTMVAFTEKLGVRTTTIYGTKGELSCKGEGDVEIFDFLQQKRTSFSPRTTPDIPASLNSHCGADYYLIHNFVSAVSESDPSRIPTSAEETLRSHLLVFAAEKARRENRVVVLETGRGNSHSQPAHTRGE; translated from the exons ATGTCTCGCAAAATCACCGTCCTGGTTATTGGCGCAGGAAACCGGGGCACAACGTATTCTTCTTATGCGTTATTTTACCCGGAACGCATGAAG GTGATTGGCGTGGCTGATCCTCAACAGCCCGTCCGTCAAAAATTGCAAGATGCGCATCAAATCCCCGAGGAGAATGTCTTTGACG atTGGGTTGCTGCTGCAGAACGAGAAAAGTTTGCCGATGCCGTGATTATAGCAACTCCAGACAGACTGCATAAG GCACCTGCTGTAGCTTTTGCCGAAAAGGGATATCACATTTTGTTGGAAAAACCCATGGCG GTGACGGCGGAAGATTGTAAAGAGGTCGTCCAGGCGTGCCACAGTAATCACGTGATCCTGGGCGTATGTCACGTGCTCCGGTACCATCCGGTCACCCTGATGATCAAG gaaTTGCTCGATGCTGGCTTGGTTGGGGACATCTGCCACATTCAACATCTGGGGCCT GTAGGTTTCTGGCATTTCGCCCATTCATTCGTCCGGGGCAATTGGAGAAACGAAAGCGAAAGTTCTTTCTCTTTATTGGCTAAATCCTGCCACGATATCGACCTGATCCGTTTTTGGATGGGGAGTAAAAG aTGTTTAAAAGTTTCCTCTTTTGGCCGCCTGTCGCATTTCACAAAAGAGAACAAG CCTGAAGGAGCTGGTACTCGTTGTTTGGACTGTTCAATTGAACCACACTGTCCATATTCTGCTCGGAAAATCTACCTGGAACGCGCAGAAAAG GGTGCATTTCACTGGCCAGTCTCGGTTGTCTGCAGCAACGGCGGGTCCGACATAGAAACACTGACAGAAGCTTTGCGGCTCGGTCCTTACGGAAGATGTGTTTACGATTGTGACAACGACGTGGTTAGTCACCAG GTGGTCAATATGGAGTTCGAAGGCGGGGCGACGGCTGCGTTCACCATGGTGGCTTTTACGGAAAAACTCGGGGTGCGGACGACGACCATTTACGGAACGAAG ggcGAGCTTTCCTGCAAAGGGGAAGGAGATGTGGAAATTTTTGACTTCCTTCAGCAAAAAAGGACCTCGTTTTCTCCCCGTACGACACCCGACATCCCTGCTTCTTTGAATAGTCACTGCGGTGCAGATTATTATCTGATCCACAACTTTGTCTCGGCTGTATCa GAAAGTGACCCATCTCGAATTCCGACCAGCGCCGAAGAGACGCTCCGTTCCCACCTTTTGGTATTCGCGGCTGAAAAAGCTCGGAGAGAAAACCGAGTGGTTGTTTTAGAAACAGGACGGGGAAACTCGCACTCGCAGCCTGCTCACACGCGTGGTGAATGA
- the MRPS16 gene encoding small ribosomal subunit protein bS16m gives MRPEGSIGSAWIWAGKQWKDLKNHFFPGRWVRDRRWGSHPCSKHPDSVPLFQIGYFPPFSLLQDVIMVQLGRALLKKYRNVRVVIRMSLGGCTNRPFYRIVAAHNRRARDGKYLQQIGCYDPLPNHHGERIVGINFEQFKHWFANGATLTKPVEKLLGLSGFLPLHPMTVTDAERLRKKKAREAAKVAENEEGEKEESDEKQEQQQN, from the exons ATGCGGCCTGAGGGTTCCATTGGATCGGCGTGGATTTGGGCTGGGAAGCAGTGGAAGGATCTTAAGAATCACTTTTTTCCGGGTCGCTGGGTGCGTGATCGCCGCTGGGGGTCCCATCCTTGCAG CAAGCATCCGGATTCTGTCCCCCTTTTTCAAATTGGATACTTTCCCCCGTTTTCTTTGCTGCAAGACGTCATCATGGTTCAACTAG GCCGCGCCCTGCTGAAGAAGTACCGCAACGTCCGTGTGGTCATCCGGATGTCCCTCGGCGGTTGCACGAACCGGCCCTTCTACCGGATCGTAGCTGCCCACAACCGGCGCGCCCGCGACGGCAAATACCTCCAGCAGATCGGCTGTTATGACCCGCTGCCCAACCACCACGGCGAGAGGATTGTGGGGATCAACTTCGAACAGTTCAAACATTGGTTTGCCAATGGAGCTACCCTGACCAAGCCCGTTGAAAAACTGTTAG gtcTGTCTGGTTTTCTTCCCCTGCATCCGATGACCGTCACTGACGCAGAGCGGTTACGGAAGAAGAAAGCGCGGGAGGCAGCAAAGGTAGCCGAAAacgaagaaggagaaaaagaggaatcgGACGAAAAGCAGGAACAGCAGCAAAATTGA